From the genome of Vitis riparia cultivar Riparia Gloire de Montpellier isolate 1030 chromosome 11, EGFV_Vit.rip_1.0, whole genome shotgun sequence:
GAGACTTTTAGTTGGAAGTTGCATGGAAAACTAGAAAATTGGAAGAACTATAAGTCTACCAACAAGGACAACCAAGGCTTATAAAGTCAAAGCGGATGGACAACAAGTTAAGGAGAATTTTGGGGGAAACACTGAGACACATCTCTTCAGTAAGGAACGGTTGGAGTAGctgtataaatttctaaatcaTTCTCAACCCACTAATTCCTTATCTTCTTGCCCTCTAGACCAAAAAGGTAATTTCTCATCAATCTTAAGTGTTCTTTCCAATAAGAAAAGACCATGGATCATTGATTCAGGTGCTACTAATCACTTGACAAGTCTTTGCAATTTAGTTTCTTCATATAATCCATGCCCTGGTAATCTGAAATAAAAATCGCCGACAGTTCTCTTTCAACAATTGTAAGGAAAGGTTCAACTCCTATCTCCAAAAATCCAGTTCTAAATTCCACACTTCAGGTTGCTAATCTTTCCTGCAATTTATTATCAATCAGCAAATTAACAAAAGACTTGAATTTTGTTGTTAGATTCTTTCCTTCTTAttatgaattttgtttttttttttatcagaccTTATTATGAATTTCAAGAGCTACATTCATGGAAGATAATTAGCAATGCTAGAGAACGTGAGGGACTCTACTACTTTTAAGATGAACTTGACTTGCATGGACCAGCTCAAACGACAAGTTgtaatttttctctttctgtTGAGAATGACAATATGTTATGGCATCCTAGGTTAAGCCATCctagtttttcatatttgaagaACTTGTTTCTTTTGTTATTCAATAATAAAGGTCCATCTTTGTTTCAAtgtgaaatttgttaattgACTAAACATCAttgttcttttttccttcgCAACCACACAAAGCATCCAAACCATTCAAGCACAAAATGGTTCATAACCTTTgttgatgattatttttatatgtttgggTTTActtattgaaagaaaaatccaaGACCAAGAAAACCTTCAAAAACTTCCATTCCATGATTAAAACTTGTGGGAAAATGCATGTTTTCTTGTAAAACAgaaattatagatttagaatattttttgtattactTGAATCTCTCATTTATAGGGATGCAGTCAGGATAATTTGAATCCCTGATTATAAGGATGCAGTTAGACctaagaaatgattttttgtttcacAAAGGAAATACAAACTTGACCTCTCAAGGAAATCGGTATGCTCGGATGTAAACTAgctgaaactcctattgaaccTAACCATAGGTTAGGATTTGCAACTAAATGTGTTCCAGGAAATAAAGGAGGATATCAAAGGTTAGTTGGAAAACCAATCCATCATTCTCATTATAAACTAAACATTGCTTTTGTGATTAGTGTGATTTGTCAATTAATAAATTCTCCATGTGAAAAACACTTTGAGGCAAAATACTGAGCACCTAGATTCTCTAAGAAAAGGTTTATGATACGTTGATATTATTTTGACAGGTGACAACGCGACATAAATGGAAAGACTTAAATTGATTCTAGCTAGGGAATTTGATATTAAAGATCTTGGACTGTTGAGATATTTCTCAGGTATGGAGATTGTTAGATGTAAGAAGTGAATTTTGGTTTCACAAAGAAAATACTCACTTGACCTTCTCAAGGAAATCGGTATGATAGGATGTAAGCTAgctgaaactcctattgaaccTAACCATAGGTTAGGATTTGCACCTAAATGTGTTTTGGGAGGTAAGGGAGGATATCAAAGGTTAGTTGGAAAACTAATCCATCATTCTCATTCTCAACTAAACATTGCTTTTGTGATTAGTGGGATTAGTCAATTTATTCTCCATGTGAAAAACACTTCTGAGGCAAAATATTGAGCACTTAGATATCTAAAGGAAGCTCtaagaaaaggtttctttttTCTGGTAAAGAAGAACAAATGCATGTTGAGGCCTTTACAAATGCAAActcaaattaagaaacaatcagCCCAACCAGACATCTAACCCGAGGTATTCAATCCAAGCCCAACccaacctcatttttctaaactcGGGTTAAATTCAGGTCGGTTGAGCTAAACTTAGTTAGTCAAGTTAAACTCAAGTTGATCAGGTTAGAATTGGGTTGGTCTGGTTGATTGGGTTGCATGATTCAAAATCCATGCATAttcttaaaaaactttttttatatatatttataccaaaatttaaatagtaaataagacaAAACTTCGAGATAACAATAAAACAGTAAAATAAACTTATggatcttttaaaaaaataaaaaagtatatgatataattataatttgatttttttctttaaaatctaaaaagaaaatgaatattattatatagaataataaacattataaatattataaaaatattaaatcagaTTCAGGTTAAAATAAGGTTGTCCGAACCTTAGCCCATGCCCAATCCAAATTGAGTTCAGGTTGAGAAAACTTAACCTAAGCTCAAcacaaatattgaaaatgtttgcCCAATTCCACCTAAACATCAAGTTGGGTTTGGGTTGGGTCGAACCAACCCGCCTAAGTTGGACCCCTATTTCTTATGCATAATTTTGTAATAGTCAATTCCTAATTTTAGGGGATTTGTAActtagtttcctttttcttccacAACTTTGTATGTGCATAAATAACCATCATATTATTAGTGAGAAATATACAAAATTCTTACATAATCATGCACAAGAAATGTTATACATGACAACAAAATGTTGAATGCAATTCTAATCGCATAATGAACAATCTTGTGCTATATTCTTGtagaaattataaattaaaaaaaatggaataagacAAAACTTCATAAACAAGAATCCAAAGAAACTTCCTTTTGCACCCGATGTGGTGAATGGGATTTCTATAAATACAACTTGTTGGGGGATATGTTGTGCAGGGAAGTAGTGGTGCGTATTGGGGACAAGCACAATGCTATCATAAATGATCTACTTTGGTGAATACTTTGAGTCATGGTGACATACTGCTTACCCTTGCAGCAGTGGGTATTGGGATATGGATACCACTATTATGAGGGATCAATCACTaattgaaaagtttgaagagAAAACACCATCAAAATGCtgactctctctctcccccaccCCATGAGGGATCTATtagtaatgaaaatttttgaagaGGCATCCAACAATTCATCTCAACCAATAGTAGATCCATTTCCCTTTGATTGTCTTGGAGTGATAtataactctctctctctctctctctcacacacacacacacaaaaggtTGTGCTTAGATTCAATAAGTTCTTCTACAACTTTCTTTAGACTTGTACATAGCCTCAATAAAAGGGGAAAATAAACAAGAGGTGAGGTTCAAACTCACCACCTTCAATAAAACAAGATTCTAATACTATGATAAAGCTACAGTTCAACTAAAAGCTCAAGATTTTAGGTAGTGGTCCAGAAAAAGTATATCAAGCTTATTTGGCCTATTACCCTAATAATTTCATTACAAGAGCATTTAATGGTtgacctttattattattagagaCTTGCTCCTAAGCTTTTGTGCAATTGCATTATCTTCTTTATCAAGTTACCTCCCTATTGTGctcatttgtttttgttctttttttttttcattatttcacAAGCATAGAGTCCCCCATCCCCTCTCCCCTCACCCAACCCACAAAATGATTCGTTCTTAGCATGACATCCATGTCTTCTTGCGCTCTTATTCAATAAATTCCTCCTTGCTACTTTCTTCAATGTGTCGTGTCATGGCAATAATCGGTTGATTGTCAATATGATGAGAGGGAGTAGCCTTTTGGATCATATTATGTGTacttacttttcttattttatggtTGTTCAGCCACTAACTTTTCTAAAAGCTTTCAAGCTAATACCCCTCCCATTGTTAAGCcaccaactttcctaaaagctaTCAAGGTAACACCGTCCTTTATTGTGGCCCCATAtccacacattttttttttttgataagtccCATATCCACACATGGAGATACAAATCAACAACAAATGGATTATAAACAGTAGGAGAGGCTCAAACTCAAGACTTCTAGTTAGCCATAGCTTTGATACTATTTTAAGTTACtaactttcctaaaagcttaaattattaagataaCATATCCACAATATTTATCAGGCTAGCAATGGTTTCAATGTATTTCCAATTATCACATTTTCCCCAGATTATGAGTGatgaaactcaaatataaaaataatcatgaaAATGTGGTCACACATGGGAAGGAAAGTTAAATGAAGGGTAACAGCTAATACACATTTTTTTCTAGTTGTCTCATCCCTTGGCATCTCTATTGATGTCAGCTAGGTAGATGACACAGACATATTAACATTACAAGTGAGGATAAAATTAGTGAAAACAAAGATATATGGAGAGAAACTGTGGCATTGCTTCTTTCTacagtttctttttttttttaacttttctttcttgtaaTTTGTTGTGCTTCcatctttaataaatatatattttacttcTTGATAAGAACAATATATTGCACCACGTCCATTTCCAAGAGACACCAATCCTTTATTGGCCAGCTCATTCTTCAATTATGTAATAATATTTCAATCCATGCAAGGATCCAACAGTAAAGCAAATGGCCTAGCACTTTAAATTGACAGAATATACTTCCTAATTAAAGTTAGGAAGTTTGACAAACCTTCAATATCAGTTGTTTGGTCTCCAGCAATGGAAGAGGCCTTATTATGGAAGTCATCAGTAGTTTCTCTCTCGATATATACAATATGTGGGTACTTTTCATCCTTCACAAGATGATTAATCTAGAAATGAtaagggttaaaaaaaaaaaaaaaaaaattacagagGGTTCAGCATGGTACAAGAAACATTCATTCAAGCGTCATGAGATGTATATAAGTCAATCTAAAGGAGGGGAAGAATTCACCTTTGGAAGTTCATCTTGGCGCCGGATCGATGATGTACTCCAACCCACAACATCTTAATATCAGTGAAGataaacaataaattatataGAAGGGTAATACAGTTCAATACTTAAGAAATTGAGagtttaaaacttatttttaaccAGAAAAGGATACGATCATAGTTTGCATTTGCATACGCAACACGGCGCTTGAAAGAACGCAAAGCTGATCTATACAGGTCATAATGATAACATTACAATTATGTTGTGATAAAAATTCAATCTTGGTGCTATTAATTACTTCATTGTGTATCAATCAAAACTAACATGAATTTTAGGTCATCAGAGTCATTAACCATTTGGAGGAGAAGGGGAGGTCTCCCGTCATCACTGTCAGTGAGGAAGAGATGCTTTCCAGACCTCCCAGCTATCCAGTGTGCAGTCTGTGATGCTCTTTTCTCCAGAAAAGGAAGACCACAAAGTAATGGAAGCTGTGggaacagaggcaacagaaatTTTGTAACAAACTAATAAGCAAATAAAATACATGCAACATAACAAGAATTTCTAAGCATGCTGGAAGGATAAAATAGAAGTTTAACTTCTCAATCTTGTAGCCCATTTATTATAATCTTAATCTACTCCGGGTATCATCATTTCAATACTCATACCAAGCATGTAGCACTTTCTTGAGTACACACATCGAAGGCTTCTAAGGCATGCAATTGTGAGGAATAGAATAGCATAAACCCATTCAAACTCTTTTTCCATAAACACTACTTATAGTTCTTTtacttcaatattttaaatgttttctcTAGAATCCAGAAGGTGAAATTTTCATcatgatatgatcaagcaagcaAGACAAAACCTTATCCAAATCTGAAAAGTCTAACAGAATAAAGAAGGAAGAATGGATGCcttagaaattatgaaaaacagAAGATTGATCAAATAATCCTCAAATCAGCAAGAGCATACTTAATCTACCTGTTTGTGTCCCCTTGAACCAAGATGTGGTGTCGCAAATGTTATAAAGTTCATGGGTTCCAGTCCAGCAATTCTATCCTCATACGGTTGCTCAAGGCTTTGAACTGAATGATTCACAGAAAGACCTGAGGATTCCATTTTTGGAAAAGGTTCATACAGCCTCGCAACAGCATACCTTGCAACAAGCCCACCCAAAGAGTGTGCCACAAAGGAGATCTTTCGCACCTCAGGCCAACGTTTGACAACAGCCAATACCTGCATCAGAATATAGCTAAGGTTCATATGAGATTTCTTATAAAAACTCTCAACttagtgatttttaaaacagaaaGTTTCGATGTATATTCAAGGTGGTAAGCTCAAAAACCAACGCATGCTAGAACCATgaggattaaaataaaatttccaaaataccTCATCAGCTAGCCTCTCACCCATCAAGTCAACACCATTGAAAGTCAACGTTGAATAGTTGCATTCACTTCCTGCTCATCAAACATAAATGCATATCATTTTAGTGAAATGTCAGCAGTCGAGTTAATTAAAATGCAAACCATGAAAACAAAGCAATATTGCAGCATTCACAACATTCAGTTTTGACAACTTTTTGATATATGATGGGGAAATTCTTAAAAAGTAGTTACAGACATAAATTGATGGTGCAATACGTGATAATTTAGGTGAGTCTTAACAGCACCAGCATGTgaaagaaaacattaaaaaaaaacaaaaaaaaaaaggaaagaaagaaaaagactgATATGATCTTACAGATACAAAATCCATGAATTCTGACCATGAAGATGAAAAATGTCTGTATCAAAAAAGCCAAATGGGTAGGTTATTGCTTAACtagatgaaaatgaaaacagaaaaaGGGGCTCGTGCTCAATGAATTTCTATTAGAAGTGACCTGAATACATATCATACCactcaaaactcaaaaataataaataataatgataataataattaaataaaaataacatatcatTTGCACTCTAGGGAACCTACTCAAGGAATTAATCTATTCTCCAAAGGCTCCCTCATTTCTTAGCATCAACCTCCAAAACAGAGTAACATGTCTTGAATATGCTGTTATACatcaaaagtttaaaaacaaaactattATTCAGTTACACCCTCTGGAATACTCCCAAAGAGCGACCTACGCTCTAATACCATGTACACAGAATAGAAGGGGAAAATGCTTTTTGATTaatcaattctaaaaaataacagGGAAATAAACAGGCTAAGTCCGCAACCTAATCATGTAACTAACTACCAAGAATCTAGGAACTAACAAGCACAACTCTGGGACCTAACTATCAGAACACCTAGATATCTGAAACTAATTAGTAATCAGTTCAAATTCATTGGAAACAAATTACAGAAAAACACAACAACAAACTTCCAATAATTTGACAACTCCCTTGGTGAGGGTGGCAATGATCAATAAACTCCAACCAATATTGGACCTTAACTGTACCTTGGATTTGAGTTCATTCCATCCACCAGTCAAAGGATATGAGGCTAGCCACTCTTTGGTGACTCCCACTGGAATTGAGCCATATATTTGTTTGCCGAGGTGATATATGATTAGATCTAGAAACAGTTTTCATGGATTAAGTTGTTTGTTGTctgaaatgttatttttctaaatgaacTTCAGACATTAACTAATAACACATTTTATAGGTTATTTATAAATTACAAGATAGATCTCATCTAATTTTTGTGTAAATACATGGTCCAATTGTCctactatttttctttagtaAGCTTTCATGCCCACCCCTTCCATTATTCCACCTTTCACTTACAGATAATATTAGGAAAAAGTGATGGATGAGAACCGAGAATATTTGCTATAGAATTTTCTAGACATTTGAAGACTTATGGTTTACTAGCTTATTCTGAATTGTTGATTATTTCTTATGGACTTTGGTTGATCTTAGGAATTGGTATTTTATTTCCTCAAGCTCAAGTTGAATATTGATCTTTGATTTCTTTACTAGCATTAACATTTATTTAATTGGAgactctttatttttatatttatatggttTCTTTTAACTGTTACTATGAACAAGTGGTTACTAATTGACTATCATGCTAGCCACATAATTTGTTTGTCATTCACATGTTGGGTCCTATGGCTCAATGCACCAGATGACTAACATCATGTCCCTAGGCCTACTTGGTCCTAGGTTGCAAAGTCGCATGAATAGTCACTCTTAAGGCATTCATCAAACACTTGATGAGCATTGTCTATATCTTTAATAACCTTTCTTTTTATCAGAAACCAAAGATGTATTAATTGTTAATACAAAGTATAAGAAAAGGATGAGGAATTCTCCCCACAAATACAAAACCCTTGACAAAAAGACTAAACTCTTCTACTAAACAAGGATGCCCATATGCCCATACAACATGGTTTAGTCCATataagaaaaccaaaatttacatcTCCTCAAACCCGAACATAACTCAAACACAAATGCATTATCATTCCTTAGAGGTAAAGAATATAACTCAAACACATTACCATGCTCAGGGTTCATCATAGATTCATTAAGAACCTTAATCCATGGAACTATCTTCATCACTCCATGTCATCAGCTAGTTCCTATCACTTAAGCATTCTCACAACCAAAGATAAATCTTCAATCATATACTTCATCTCAACCATATTTGTTCCTTGGCCTTGATGTCTTCTTCCACCATGGCCTAGATCCAAGGTCCTGCCTCTGATTTCACCTGAAACATCATGAATGTAGGAACTAGCTTAATTCAGAAGATAAGACACCGGCTTCCTTAGAACCCCATTTTTTCTTAGAGAATATATAAAAGCCACAAGCACCTAACATCTTGTTGATTCGAAGAATTAacaacaacaagaagaagaTCACATTGAAATTTAACAACAATAATCTTCATCATCATGTTTCAGTTCTAATGTTTCTGTCAGTTCGTGCACCAAGTCTTTTCTCAGTTTCACATAGAGCCAACAAACTCATCCACATTCACATTTGCTTGAGCAGGATATTGGTCCAGTGCATTAAAATACTACCCCAAATGAAGAATTTCTGCCTTATCGCCCTGAAATCccaattatttaattgaaatttttgagaAACAAGGCAAGAAAATTTCTGCAAGGGACTACAATCAGATGTGCCAGATTTTCATGGAGATCGCCATTTCAACGCTTTTAAAGACTGGATATATGGTTTAGAGAATTGCTCTTATTGGCATGAGATGGATGAAGCTCAGAACTAGTGCTCTGTAGAGGCTAAGCTTAAGATGGCAGCTTGAGCTAGGATATATGGATTAATGAACCACAGTTCTAAGAAGGGAATGGATTTTGGGATGGCAGAATGACTAGAAACTTCATGCTTCTTAACTACGAGCATCCAATCTATCTTCATTTGATCAATGGCAGGAAGCATGCCTGTGAAACAACATGGTAGTCAATTCTAGGGTTTGACTATACTCACTTCTTTTGATCAGGTTTGTACATCATGGGGAggacttctcatccttctcatatttttctcttttaatacaattgttcgtttctgatgaaaaaaaaaatattctaggGCTCGACTACTCGGTCAGATTCTGCATGGAATAAACATGTTATGATTTGCTATCAATTGGCAGGGTTTGAGACAGCAGATAGCTTCAAGACTAACAACTTATAGGTTGAATACCAAAGAGATGCAATACAAAGTGCATATCAGatcaatgaaaatttggaaagaaaatccAATACTGGTGAAAGGGAAATAACCTAGTAGGACTTTTGTTGACCAAGTGGAAAAAGGTAGTTAAAAACTATTGGAATGGTTCTAGCTTTTCTATCAACAAGCTATTCAGGGTAATACAAGTCCAAATTCCTTGGGGAAGAAGAAATCAACATTTTACTGTTTTGGCCACTTTTTGGCTTCATATGCTGATCAATTAATCACCATCACTGAGACAAAAGCAATGATTAAGAGTGCTTGTATTAAGCAACCAAGGCAGAGCAGGAGAGTACAGACATGGAAGAAGAGAAGCAGTCTTGCTTAGCTCTTCAACCTTTGCTATCAAGGCAGCAGTTATGATTGAAGAGAGAAACCTACTATAAACAATACAAGGTCGCCGCTTGAACAACACTAATATCAAACTCATATGTTTGCTTACCTATACTAATAATGGACTTCCACAAGAAAGATCTCCTGATTATCCAACCTCACCCCTAACTAAAGAAGATATTTTTACACCCCCACCAAAGCAAATAATTCAACTCCATTGGCAATCACAATGCTTGTCAGCTTCAAGAAAGGCCAAATCAGATCAGATCTCTCAAAATACACCCAACACCTATTTCACTCAGATTCCCAACAAGTATTTGCAAAAATTGGGCTTAAGGTAACCATCTAGAGGAGGGACCAGTAACACTCCATATGCTCTCCTCAGATTTGGCTGAACAACAAGCCTGCAACCCATTAAGATAATACCTTTTCTTTATTGATAGACAAAGAGAGAGTATATATTGACAAGCTCTACTCACAAAAAGAGGGGTGCAACCCCCAGTACACTAGGAGATAATCCTGAGAGATGTCAATGAACTCTTTAATCataagagatatatatatatatatagacaaatTTTGTCCTATAACATCATAGAAAGTCAGAATATTCCTTTCCAGCCATATTGCTTAAGAAGTCACAAGCACAGCATACTGCTACAGCATTTTACTCCTTGCTCTCTTGTCAAAACCCTAAAGCAGATAAGCAACAcctatgaaatatttttaggagCCACCAATACAATATC
Proteins encoded in this window:
- the LOC117925123 gene encoding putative lipase ROG1 isoform X2, coding for MISANSPLATAVSALATAKSNLAPIPPRGYRNLGFRLSSQRFGPSEMDLVRKVTRGCFGDRAGKGWMVEVESMGGEDVFDAVVAAEAKVFPEHLVIMVNGIVGSAADWKYAAEQFVKKLPDKVIVHRSECNYSTLTFNGVDLMGERLADEVLAVVKRWPEVRKISFVAHSLGGLVARYAVARLYEPFPKMESSGLSVNHSVQSLEQPYEDRIAGLEPMNFITFATPHLGSRGHKQLPLLCGLPFLEKRASQTAHWIAGRSGKHLFLTDSDDGRPPLLLQMVNDSDDLKFISALRSFKRRVAYANANYDHVVGWSTSSIRRQDELPKINHLVKDEKYPHIVYIERETTDDFHNKASSIAGDQTTDIEEEMIQGLTQVPWERVDVSFHKSRQRYVAHNTIQIHTDLRCKKPYLPALQIPEQLLNEVRTEDVLAVNVRV
- the LOC117925123 gene encoding putative lipase ROG1 isoform X7, which produces MKIVPWIKVLNESMMNPEHGSECNYSTLTFNGVDLMGERLADEVLAVVKRWPEVRKISFVAHSLGGLVARYAVARLYEPFPKMESSGLSVNHSVQSLEQPYEDRIAGLEPMNFITFATPHLGSRGHKQLPLLCGLPFLEKRASQTAHWIAGRSGKHLFLTDSDDGRPPLLLQMVNDSDDLKFISALRSFKRRVAYANANYDHVVGWSTSSIRRQDELPKINHLVKDEKYPHIVYIERETTDDFHNKASSIAGDQTTDIEEEMIQGLTQVPWERVDVSFHKSRQRYVAHNTIQIHTDLRCKKPYLPALQIPEQLLNEVRVCNVFQKLYILCGFLLGLDFQVMLYFS
- the LOC117925123 gene encoding putative lipase ROG1 isoform X4, which codes for MISANSPLATAVSALATAKSNLAPIPPRGYRNLGFRLSSQRFGPSEMDLVRKVTRGCFGDRAGKGWMVEVESMGGEDVFDAVVAAEAKVFPEHLVIMVNGIVGSAADWKYAAEQFVKKLPDKVIVHRSECNYSTLTFNGVDLMGERLADEVLAVVKRWPEVRKISFVAHSLGGLVARYAVARLYEPFPKMESSGLSVNHSVQSLEQPYEDRIAGLEPMNFITFATPHLGSRGHKQLPLLCGLPFLEKRASQTAHWIAGRSGKHLFLTDSDDGRPPLLLQMVNDSDDLKFISALRSFKRRVAYANANYDHVVGWSTSSIRRQDELPKINHLVKDEKYPHIVYIERETTDDFHNKASSIAGDQTTDIEEEMIQGLTQVPWERVDVSFHKSRQRYVAHNTIQVKSYWLNSDGADVVFHMIDNFLL
- the LOC117925123 gene encoding putative lipase ROG1 isoform X6 → MISANSPLATAVSALATAKSNLAPIPPRGYRNLGFRLSSQRFGPSEMDLVRKVTRGCFGDRAGKGWMVEVESMGGEDVFDAVVAAEAKVFPEHLVIMVNGIVGSAADWKYAAEQFVKKLPDKVIVHRSECNYSTLTFNGVDLMGERLADEVLAVVKRWPEVRKISFVAHSLGGLVARYAVARLYEPFPKMESSGLSVNHSVQSLEQPYEDRIAGLEPMNFITFATPHLGSRGHKQLPLLCGLPFLEKRASQTAHWIAGRSGKHLFLTDSDDGRPPLLLQMVNDSDDLKFISALRSFKRRVAYANANYDHVVGWSTSSIRRQDELPKINHLVKDEKYPHIVYIERETTDDFHNKASSIAGDQTTDIEEEMIQGLTQVPWERVDVSFHKSRQRYVAHNTIQTYMP
- the LOC117925123 gene encoding putative lipase ROG1 isoform X3, translated to MISANSPLATAVSALATAKSNLAPIPPRGYRNLGFRLSSQRFGPSEMDLVRKVTRGCFGDRAGKGWMVEVESMGGEDVFDAVVAAEAKVFPEHLVIMVNGIVGSAADWKYAAEQFVKKLPDKVIVHRSECNYSTLTFNGVDLMGERLADEVLAVVKRWPEVRKISFVAHSLGGLVARYAVARLYEPFPKMESSGLSVNHSVQSLEQPYEDRIAGLEPMNFITFATPHLGSRGHKQLPLLCGLPFLEKRASQTAHWIAGRSGKHLFLTDSDDGRPPLLLQMVNDSDDLKFISALRSFKRRVAYANANYDHVVGWSTSSIRRQDELPKINHLVKDEKYPHIVYIERETTDDFHNKASSIAGDQTTDIEEEMIQGLTQVPWERVDVSFHKSRQRYVAHNTIQIHTDLRCKKPYLPALQIPEQLLNEVRWR
- the LOC117925123 gene encoding putative lipase ROG1 isoform X5, yielding MISANSPLATAVSALATAKSNLAPIPPRGYRNLGFRLSSQRFGPSEMDLVRKVTRGCFGDRAGKGWMVEVESMGGEDVFDAVVAAEAKVFPEHLVIMVNGIVGSAADWKYAAEQFVKKLPDKVIVHRSECNYSTLTFNGVDLMGERLADEVLAVVKRWPEVRKISFVAHSLGGLVARYAVARLYEPFPKMESSGLSVNHSVQSLEQPYEDRIAGLEPMNFITFATPHLGSRGHKQLPLLCGLPFLEKRASQTAHWIAGRSGKHLFLTDSDDGRPPLLLQMVNDSDDLKFISALRSFKRRVAYANANYDHVVGWSTSSIRRQDELPKINHLVKDEKYPHIVYIERETTDDFHNKASSIAGDQTTDIEEEMIQGLTQVPWERVDVSFHKSRQRYVAHNTIQDLGTRWMIDSGKEKDGFYLMGF
- the LOC117925123 gene encoding uncharacterized protein LOC117925123 isoform X1 encodes the protein MISANSPLATAVSALATAKSNLAPIPPRGYRNLGFRLSSQRFGPSEMDLVRKVTRGCFGDRAGKGWMVEVESMGGEDVFDAVVAAEAKVFPEHLVIMVNGIVGSAADWKYAAEQFVKKLPDKVIVHRSECNYSTLTFNGVDLMGERLADEVLAVVKRWPEVRKISFVAHSLGGLVARYAVARLYEPFPKMESSGLSVNHSVQSLEQPYEDRIAGLEPMNFITFATPHLGSRGHKQLPLLCGLPFLEKRASQTAHWIAGRSGKHLFLTDSDDGRPPLLLQMVNDSDDLKFISALRSFKRRVAYANANYDHVVGWSTSSIRRQDELPKINHLVKDEKYPHIVYIERETTDDFHNKASSIAGDQTTDIEEEMIQGLTQVPWERVDVSFHKSRQRYVAHNTIQIHTDLRCKKPYLPALQIPEQLLNEVRVCNVFQKLYILCGFLLGLDFQVMLYFS